The Streptomyces fungicidicus nucleotide sequence CGATCAGCTCGGGGTAGTTGAAGTCGTCGCCGGTGTAGCAGCGCACGCCCTGCGGGAGACGGCGGCGCAGGTCGACCTCGCGCCGGGCGTCCAGCAGCGAGACCTTGATGCCGTCGACCTTGTCGGGGTGGGCGGCGATGACCTCGAGGAAGGTGTCGGTGGCCGCGTCCAGGTCGGACGAGCCCCAGTAGCCCTCCAGCGCCGGGTCGAACATGGGGCCGAGCCAGTGCAGCACGACCGGTTCGGCGGCCTGGCGCAGGAGGTGGCCGTAGACCTCCAGGTAGTCGTCCGGGCCCTGCGCCGTCGCGGCGAGGGCGCGGGACGCCATCAGGATGGCCTGCGCGCCCGACTCCTCGACCACCGCGAGCTGTTCCTCGTACGCCGCCCGGACCTCGGCGAGGGTGCCGCCGGTGATCTGGTCGGTGCCGACGCCGCAGGCGATGCGGCCGCCGACCGCCTTCGCCTCGGCGGCGGAGCGGCGGATCAGCTCGGCCGCGCCGGCCCAGTCCAGGCCCATGCCGCGCTGGGCGGTGTCCATGGCCTCGGCGACGCCCAGGCCGTGCGACCACAGGTGGCGGCGGAAGGCGAGGGTGGCGTCCCAGTCGACGGCGGCCGGTGAGTCGGGGGTGGTGTCGGCGTACGGGTCGGCGACGACGTGCGCCGCGGAGAAGACCGTACGGGAGGTGAGGGGCGCGCCGGGGGTGAGGGCGAGGGGCTCGGTGCGCGGCTCGTAGGCGCGCAGGGCGCCGTCGGCGCCGGGGAGGTGGAGGGTCACAGCGCGATCTCCGGCACGTCGAGGCGGCGGCCCTCGGCGGAGGACTTCAGGCCCAGCTCGGCGAGCTGGACGCCGCGGGCGCCGGCCAGCAGGTCCCAGTGGTAGGGGGCGTCGGCGTAGACGTGGCGCAGGAACAGCTCCCACTGGGCCTTGAAGCCGTTGTCGAACTCGCCGTTGTCCGGGACCTCCTGCCACTGGTCGCGGAAGACCTCGGTGGCGGGGATGTCCGGGTTCCACACCGGCTTGGGGGTGGCGGAGCGGTGCTGGACGCGGCAGTTGCGCAGGCCGGCGACGGCGGATCCCTCGGTGCCGTCCACCTGGAACTCGACGAGTTCGTCGCGGTTGACGCGGACCGCCCAGGAGGAGTTGATCTGGGCGATCGCGCCGCCGTCCAGCTCGAAGACGCCGTAGGCGGCGTCGTCGGCGGTGGCGTCGTAGGGCTTGCCGTTCTCGTCCCAGCGCTGCGGGACGTGGGTGGCGGTGAGGGCCTGCACGGACTTCACGCGGCCGAACAGTTCGTGCAGCACGTACTCCCAGTGCGGGAACATGTCGACGACGATGCCGCCGCCGTCCTCCGCGCGGTAGTTCCAGGACGGGCGCTGGGCCTCCTGCCAGTCGCCCTCGAACACCCAGTAGCCGAACTCGCCGCGCACGGAGAGGATGCGGCCGAAGAAGCCGCCGTCGATGAGGCGCTTCAGCTTGAGCAGGCCGGGGAGGAAGAGCTTGTCCTGGACGACGCCGTGCTTGATGCCGGCCGCGTTCGCCAGGCGGGCGAGCTCCAGGGCGCCGTCGAGGCCGGTGGCGGTCGGCTTCTCGGTGTAGATGTGCTTGCCCGCCGCGATCGCCTTCTTGAGGGCGTCCTCGCGGGCGGAGGTGACCTGCGCGTCGAAGTAGATGTCGACGCTGTCGTCGGCGAGGACGGCGTCCACGTCGGTGGAGACGTGCTCAAGTCCGTGGCGGTCGGCCAGCGCCTTCAGGGCGTGCTCCCGGCGGCCGACCAGGATCGGCTCCGGCCACAGCACGGTGCCGTCACCGAGGTCGAGGCCGCCCTGTTCGCGGAGGGCCAGGATGGAGCGGACGAGGTGCTGGCGGTAGCCCATGCGCCCGGTCACACCGTTCATGGCGATACGCACCGTCTTGCGTGTCACGTCATTCCCTTCGTACGCGGTTCGCCCGCCGGGTACGCCCCACTGACGAGCGTGACAGCAAGCGCTTTCTATGTAGGGAGAAGCTAGCCTCTGAACGGCTCCGGGGACAAGACCGCGGCCAACCGGACTTGTTCGAGGGGGCGAACAGCCGCACGGATGGCCGTAGGGTCTGCTCGGAACCACGGGTGTGGGCGTGGGTGTGTACGACGGCGTACGGCGGGACGCTCGAGGCGGAGGACGAGACATGACGGTGACCCTGGCGGACGTGGCGGCTCGCGCGCAGGTCTCCCCCGCGACGGTGTCGCGCGTGCTCAACGGGAACTATCCCGTGGCCGCGACCACCCGGGAGCGGGTGCTGAAGGCCGTGGACGAGCTGGACTACGTCCTCAACGGGCCCGCGAGCGCGCTGGCCGCCGCCACCTCCGACCTCGTCGGCATCCTGGTGAACGACATCGCCGACCCGTTCTTCGGGATCATGGCGAGCGCGATCCAGGCGGAGATCGGGGGGCCTGGCGGGCGCGCGGGCGGGGAGAGACTCGCCGTCGTGTGCAACACGGGCGGATCGCCCGAGCGCGAACTGACCTATCTCACGCTGCTCCAGCGGCAGCGGGCGGCGGCGGTGGTGCTGACCGGCGGCGCGATCGAGGACGCGCCGCACAAGGCGGCGATGGACGCGAAGCTGCGCAAGCTGGCGGACGCGGGGACCCGGGTGGTGCTGTGCGGGCGGCCGCAGGCGCCGGAGACCGGGGCGATCGCGCTGACCTTCGACAACCGGGGCGGCGGGCGGGAACTCACCGAGCACCTGATCGGGCTGGGGCACCGGCGGCTGGGGTACATCGCGGGGCCGCAGGAACGGACCACGACGCGGCACCGGCTGGAAGGCCACCGGGAGGCGCTGGCCGCGCACGGCATCGAGGAGGACCCGCGGTGGACCGTGCACGGGCGGTACGACCGGGGGTCGGGGTACGAGGCGACGCTCGAACTCCTGCGGCGGGATCCGTCGTTGACGGCGATCGTCGCGGCGAACGACTCCGTCGCGCTGGGGGCGTGTGCGGCGCTGCGGGACTCGGGGCTGCGGATTCCGGACGACGTGTCGGTGGCGGGGTTCGACGATCTGCCGTTCAGCATCGACGCGGTGCCGGCGTTGACGACGGTGCGGTTGCCGTTGGCGGAGGCGGGGGGCAGGGCGGGGCGGATCGCCATGGGGCGGGAGGAGGCGCCGGTGGGAGGGGTTGCGGGGGTGCGGGGGGAGTTGATGGTGCGGGGGTCCACCGCGGGGCCGCGGGATTGATCTGACCTGGAGGTCTGGGGGTTGGGGGGCTCTTGTGGCCCTGGGGGGCTGAGGTGCGTGGGTTGGTGCCGGCCGTTGGGGGTTTTCGCGCAGTTCCCCGCGCCCCTAGGGGGTGTCGTGGGGGGTGGTTTCGGTGTGGGGGAGGAGTCAGGTTGGGGGGCGTGGGTAGGGTCCGTTTTTATGAAGCTCGCGTTCTCCACGCTCGGTGTTCCCGGGCTGCCGCTCAATGACGTGCTGGCCCTCGCGACCGCACACGGTTACCACGGGGTCGAGCTGCGCGCCCACCCCGAGGAACCCGTCCACCCCGGGCTCACGCCCGCTCAACGCTCCGACGTCGTCGCCGCGTTCAAGGCGTCCGGGGTCGAACTCCTCGGCCTCGCCGGATACGCCCGGGTCGCCGCGCCGGGTGAGGACGAACCCGTCCTCACCGAGATCCGGGCGCTCCTCGACCTCGCCCGGGACCTCGGCGCGCCGTTCGTCCGGGTCTTCCCCGGCGGCGGCACCGAGCAGAGTCCCGAGGAGGCGGACGCGACGGCCGCCCGACGGCTGGGCACGGCCGCCGAGTACGCCGCCGACCTGGACGTACGGATCCTGCTGGAGACCCACGACTCGCACCGCACCGGCGCCGACGCCATGCGGATCCTCGGCCTGGTCGGCCACCGGCAGGTCGGCGCGCTGTGGGACGTGATGCACACCTGGGTCGGCGGCGAGCAGCCCGTGGAGAGCTACGCGGCGCTCTCCCCGCACCTCGGCTACGTCCAGGTGAAGGACATCGCCTCCGCCGACGAGACGGCCCCGCTCCCGCTCGGCGACGGTGTCCTCCCGCTCAGCGACGTCGTGGAGGTCCTCTCCCGGCACGCCTGGGACGGCTGGCTGTGCTGGGAGTACGAGAAGCGCTGGTACGAGGACGCCGCCCCGCTTCCCGGCCTCCTCACACCCGGCCGTGAGCACCTGACCAGGCTGCTGAACGAGTCGGCCTGACGGACACGGAAATTCACTGGCCGGGGCGGCGGGCGGCCGGATAGCGTCTTCCGCCGTGTCTCAGCCCGTGCCCCGCCCCGCCGTCCCCCGTTCGTGAGCCTGTCCCGCACGCTGATCGACGTGCGTCCGCTGCGTACCTCGCCGGTCTTCCGGCGGCTGCTGATCGGGCGCACGGTGTCCGTGCTCGGCAGCTTCATGACCATGGTCACCGTCATGTACCAGGTCTGGGAGATGACGCACAGCGCGGCCTGGAGCGGCGCGGTGGGTCTCGCGCAGGCGCTGCCGCTGGTGTGCTTCGGCCTGTTCGCCGGGGCCTGGGTCGACCGGGGCGACCGGCGCCGGATCTATCTGGCGGCGACGGTGGGCCAGGCGCTGTTCTCGCTGCTGCTGGCGGTACAGGGCTTCACCGGGCAGGTGCCGGTGGGCGGGGTGCTCGCCCTGGTCGCCGCCCAGTCCGCCTGCGCGGCGGTCGGCGGCCCGGCGGCCGGTGTGTTCGTCCCCCGACTGCTGCCCAGGGAGCAGGTGGCCTCCGGTCTGGCGCTGTACCAGGTCACCGCGCAGTCGATGATGCTGGTCGGCCCCGCCCTCGGGGGTCTGATGCTCGGCTGGTTCGGCATCGGCGTCTGCTACCTGGTGGACGCGCTGAGCTTCCTCATCGCCTTCTACGGCGCGTTCGGGCTGCCCGCGCTGCCGCCCGAGGGGGAGCCGTCGCGGGCCGGGCTCCACGGGGTGCTGGACGGGCTGCGCTTCCTGGCCGGCCACCGGGTCGTGCGCGGCGCGCTGGTCACCGACCTCGCCGCCACCGTGCTGTCGATGCCGGTCAGCCTGTTCCCGCTGATCAACGAGGAGCGGTTCGGCGGCGATCCGCGCACGCTGGGCCTGTTCCAGTCGTCGGTCGCGATCGGCGGCGTACTGGCGTCGGCGTTCTCCGGGGCGGTGACACGGCGGGGGCGTCCCGGTCTCGTCATGCTCTGCGGCGCCGCCGTCTGGGGGGCCGCGCTGGCCGCGTTCGGTGTGATGAGCAGTCCGTGGGTGGGGCTGGGGCTGCTGACGCTGGCCGGGGCGGCCGACGCCCTCTCGGTGCTCTCCCGCACCACGATCGTGCAGACCCGTACGCCCGACGCGCTGCTGGGCCGGGTCACGGCCGCGGAGCAGATCGTCGGGCAGGCGGGACCGCACCTCGGCAACATGCGGGCGGGACTGGTGGCGGGCGCGACCTCCGGCGCGACGGCCCTGGTGACGGGCGGTCTGCTGTGCCTGCTCGCGGTGGTCTGGGTCGCCTCGGGCACGCCGGAGCTGCGCGAGGGGGCCCCTCCGGGGCACATGTGAGTGGGGTGCCTTGTCGGGCGGGTGCGGGTGGGTGGGGGCTGGTCGCGCAGTTCCCCGCGCCCCCAGGGGGGTTTCGCTTCCCGGTGTCTTAGGGCTTGGTGGGGACCGGTCGGCACGGGTGTGCGGGAGTCGCGCACCGGGCCTTGTCGGGCGGGTGCGGGTGGGTGGGGGCTGGTCGCGCAGTTCCCCGCGCCCCCAAGGGGGTTTCGCTCCCCGGCGTCTCAGGGCTCGGTGGGGACCGGTCGGCACGGGTGTGCGGGAGCGCGCACCGGGCCTAGTCGGGTGGGTGGGGGCTGGTCGCGCAGTTCCCCGCGCCCCCAGGCCAGGGGGGTCGCTCACCGGCGTTTCAGGGGCGGGTGAGGAGCGGATCCGGGGTCGGGGCCGGGGTTTGTCGCCCGGGCCGCGTGACCGAGGCGAGGGCCACGCCGCCCACCAGCAGTGCCGCCGCGCACCAGCGCAGCGGGGTGACCGACTCG carries:
- a CDS encoding Gfo/Idh/MocA family protein, which translates into the protein MTRKTVRIAMNGVTGRMGYRQHLVRSILALREQGGLDLGDGTVLWPEPILVGRREHALKALADRHGLEHVSTDVDAVLADDSVDIYFDAQVTSAREDALKKAIAAGKHIYTEKPTATGLDGALELARLANAAGIKHGVVQDKLFLPGLLKLKRLIDGGFFGRILSVRGEFGYWVFEGDWQEAQRPSWNYRAEDGGGIVVDMFPHWEYVLHELFGRVKSVQALTATHVPQRWDENGKPYDATADDAAYGVFELDGGAIAQINSSWAVRVNRDELVEFQVDGTEGSAVAGLRNCRVQHRSATPKPVWNPDIPATEVFRDQWQEVPDNGEFDNGFKAQWELFLRHVYADAPYHWDLLAGARGVQLAELGLKSSAEGRRLDVPEIAL
- a CDS encoding LacI family DNA-binding transcriptional regulator, whose amino-acid sequence is MTVTLADVAARAQVSPATVSRVLNGNYPVAATTRERVLKAVDELDYVLNGPASALAAATSDLVGILVNDIADPFFGIMASAIQAEIGGPGGRAGGERLAVVCNTGGSPERELTYLTLLQRQRAAAVVLTGGAIEDAPHKAAMDAKLRKLADAGTRVVLCGRPQAPETGAIALTFDNRGGGRELTEHLIGLGHRRLGYIAGPQERTTTRHRLEGHREALAAHGIEEDPRWTVHGRYDRGSGYEATLELLRRDPSLTAIVAANDSVALGACAALRDSGLRIPDDVSVAGFDDLPFSIDAVPALTTVRLPLAEAGGRAGRIAMGREEAPVGGVAGVRGELMVRGSTAGPRD
- a CDS encoding sugar phosphate isomerase/epimerase family protein, which encodes MKLAFSTLGVPGLPLNDVLALATAHGYHGVELRAHPEEPVHPGLTPAQRSDVVAAFKASGVELLGLAGYARVAAPGEDEPVLTEIRALLDLARDLGAPFVRVFPGGGTEQSPEEADATAARRLGTAAEYAADLDVRILLETHDSHRTGADAMRILGLVGHRQVGALWDVMHTWVGGEQPVESYAALSPHLGYVQVKDIASADETAPLPLGDGVLPLSDVVEVLSRHAWDGWLCWEYEKRWYEDAAPLPGLLTPGREHLTRLLNESA
- a CDS encoding MFS transporter; the encoded protein is MSLSRTLIDVRPLRTSPVFRRLLIGRTVSVLGSFMTMVTVMYQVWEMTHSAAWSGAVGLAQALPLVCFGLFAGAWVDRGDRRRIYLAATVGQALFSLLLAVQGFTGQVPVGGVLALVAAQSACAAVGGPAAGVFVPRLLPREQVASGLALYQVTAQSMMLVGPALGGLMLGWFGIGVCYLVDALSFLIAFYGAFGLPALPPEGEPSRAGLHGVLDGLRFLAGHRVVRGALVTDLAATVLSMPVSLFPLINEERFGGDPRTLGLFQSSVAIGGVLASAFSGAVTRRGRPGLVMLCGAAVWGAALAAFGVMSSPWVGLGLLTLAGAADALSVLSRTTIVQTRTPDALLGRVTAAEQIVGQAGPHLGNMRAGLVAGATSGATALVTGGLLCLLAVVWVASGTPELREGAPPGHM
- a CDS encoding dihydrodipicolinate synthase family protein; translation: MTLHLPGADGALRAYEPRTEPLALTPGAPLTSRTVFSAAHVVADPYADTTPDSPAAVDWDATLAFRRHLWSHGLGVAEAMDTAQRGMGLDWAGAAELIRRSAAEAKAVGGRIACGVGTDQITGGTLAEVRAAYEEQLAVVEESGAQAILMASRALAATAQGPDDYLEVYGHLLRQAAEPVVLHWLGPMFDPALEGYWGSSDLDAATDTFLEVIAAHPDKVDGIKVSLLDARREVDLRRRLPQGVRCYTGDDFNYPELIAGDEQGFSHALLGIFDPLGPLAAEAVRVLDTGNTEGFRALLDPTVELSRHLFQAPTRFYKTGVVFLAWLAGHQSHFTMVGGLQSARSLPHLSRAYELADGLGLFPDPKLAEERMRTLLHLYGVTP